A single genomic interval of Osmia lignaria lignaria isolate PbOS001 chromosome 9, iyOsmLign1, whole genome shotgun sequence harbors:
- the Mbs gene encoding myosin binding subunit isoform X10 — translation MSLESRSSSALFKRAEQLKRWEQSETNREPAQPRQVARKIKFSADCVFLAACAAGDKEEVIRLLQKGADINTGNVDGLTALHQACINDDLDMVEFLVEKGADINCGDNEGWTPLHATASCGFISIAKYLIEKGCNLAAVNYDGQLALDIAQSDEMEDMLQQHIDKAGVDCDQARSEEERSMLNDARAWQSGAAGKDTIHPKSGATALHVAAAKGYVDVMEILLQARCDVNAQDFDGWTPLHAAAHWGQLEACELLVENFCNMDIKNYADQTAFDIADTSILSALKELKAKQQTLMKDHPQIINKKQPTIPKKRVSTSNENAIVMQESVETFEEETPNKVKKVELEIQSDKEDSSTGTNSDVEKKNRANREETSPRNLSSPIEVNKVPNQAPVMPPKQQTDSNEEGVIPSWRRSGSFRNRIQNTETTNTVSTRLEEKDKNIISPTIPNKLNTETDVVLTRTHSFETDEKFYEQYLALRARIKAFSCPTLHCCNAATPTHTNTTTRSASLRETYRRKEAKLNLELSRLPQGSNTLSPTSTSKTIVSSTLPTTTATATTTATTTTTTSPIPTNQIRRSFVPPVRDEESETQRKAHAKRVRETRRSTQGVTLDEIKSAEQLVKKKQQNNEIPTTVSSTQPATTTSNTASITATITTATPTTVTTNKSPEELNLPERRPSWRLKVDNGSKFQLEDANNRTATVPNPDTTTAYMRRPSTGTSIPRPSSAPVETIATSSAETTVTLPLRRPLKQPEDKEQDKENDSRNAQATQAVIQRRRRPKRRSTGVVHVDMDEIDPEKQDLTAGGDCDENKINHESGNDRSGRSNRLGSISSLSSETPSVSARIKSTTSENGELDYKKLYEESQAENERLKEKLRRSDDQLKEVRNLLDKAQSAQNKTVLSEAEKRERRAMERKLSEMEEELKQLQKLKAENERLKAENRALTRVVSKLTNTTK, via the exons ATGTCTCTCGAGAGTCGTTCGAGCTCAGCCCTGTTTAAAAGGGCTGAACAGCTCAAACGTTGGGAACAGTCCGAAACAAATCGTGAACCGGCCCAACCACGTCAAGTCGCACGTAAGATCAAGTTCTCTGCGGATTGTGTATTCCTGGCAGCATGCGCGGCAGGCGACAAGGAGGAGGTCATACGTTTACTCCAAAAGGGGGCGGATATCAACACCGGAAATGTTGATGGTCTCACAGCGTTACATCAG gcATGTATCAATGATGATCTGGATATGGTCGAATTTTTAGTGGAAAAAGGAGCTGATATCAATTGTGGTGATAACGAAGGATGGACACCATTGCATGCAACTGCATCTTGTGGATTTATATCTATTGCTAA atatttaatagaaaaaggatGTAACTTAGCAGCAGTGAATTATGATGGTCAGTTAGCTCTTGATATTGCACAAAGTGATGAGATGGAAGATATGCTACAACAACATATTGATAAAGCTG GTGTAGACTGTGACCAAGCCAGAAGCGAAGAAGAAAGGTCAATGTTAAATGATGCCAGAGCATGGCAATCAGGAGCAGCGGGCAAAGATACAATTCACCCTAAATCAGGGGCTACTGCACTTCATGTTGCTGCTGCAAAGGGTTATGTTGATGTTATGGA AATCTTACTACAGGCTAGATGTGATGTCAATGCTCAGGATTTTGATGGTTGGACACCTTTGCACGCTGCCGCGCATTGGGGTCAATTGGAGGCTTGTGAACTTTTAGtggaaaatttttgtaatatggACATTAAGAATTATGCT GATCAAACTGCATTTGATATTGCCGATACAAGTATATTGTCAGCCTTAAAGGAACTAAAAGCAAAACAACAAACGTTAATGAAGGATCATCCAcaaattatcaataaaaaacAGCCAACTATACCAAAGAAAcg CGTATCTACAAGTAATGAAAATGCTATAGTTATGCAAGAATCTGTGGAAACGTTTGAAGAAGAAACACCAAATAAAGTTAAGAAAGTTGAATTAGAAATTCAATCTGACAAAGAAGATTCTAGTACCGGAACAAATAGCGATGTTG aaaagaaaaatagagcgAATAGGGAGGAAACGTCTCCGCGTAATTTGTCATCTCCTATCGAGGTTAATAAAGTTCCTAATCAG GCTCCAGTAATGCCACCAAAACAACAGACTGATAGCAACGAAGAAGGAGTTATACCATCCTGGAGGCGTTCAGGCTCTTTTAGAAATAGGATACAAAACACAGAAACAACAAATACTGTATCTACGA GGCTTGaagagaaagataaaaatattatatcacCAACCATACCGAACAAACTTAATACAGAAACCGATGTGGTATTGACACGAACGCATAGTTTTGAGACAGATGAAAA GTTCTATGAGCAGTACCTGGCATTACGAGCTCGCATCAAGGCGTTTTCCTGCCCTACTCTCCATTGCTGCAATGCAGCTACTCCTACTCACACCAATACTACGACCCGTTCTGCATCTCTACGCGAAACCTACAG AAGAAAAGAGGCAAAATTAAACTTGGAACTATCAAGACTGCCACAAGGAAGCAATACACTTTCACCAACATCTACATCTAAAACAATAGTGTCAAGTACACTGCCAACTACTACAGCTACAGCTACTACAACTGCCACAACAACAACTACAACAAGTCCTATTCCAACAAATCAAATTCGCAg GTCATTTGTTCCTCCTGTTCGTGATGAAGAAAGTGAAACACAGAGAAAAGCACACGCGAAGAGAGTAAGAGAAACTCGACGTTCAACCCAAGGTGTAACATTAGATGAAATTAAAAGCGCAGAACAATTAGTGaagaaaaaacaacaaaataatgaaattcctACTACAGTATCTTCTACACAG CCTGCAACCACTACCAGCAATACAGCCTCAATTACAGCTACAATAACAACAGCAACTCCTACCACTGTGACTACAAACAAATCTCCTGAAGAACTTAATCTGCCTGAAAGGCGACCTTCATGGAGGTTGAAAGTAGATAATGGGAGCAAG TTCCAATTAGAAGATGCCAATAACAGAACCGCAACAGTACCTAACCCTGATACTACTACAGCATATATGAGAAGACCTTCTACAGGTACTAGTATACCAAGACCGTCATCAGCTCCTGTTGAAACTATTGCAACAAGCAGTGCAGAAACAACAGTAACATTACCGCTTAGACGACCGTTAAAGCAACCGGAAGATAAAG AACAAGATAAGGAAAATGATAGCAGAAATGCACAAGCTACGCAAGCTGTGATACAAAGGAGAAGAAGACCAAAAAGGAGGTCTACGGGCGTTGTCCACGTTGACATGGAC gaAATTGATCCTGAAAAACAAGACTTAACCGCTGGTGGTGATTGTGACGAGAACAAAATCAACCATGAG AGTGGAAATGACCGTTCTGGAAGATCCAACAGGCTAGGATCTATATCTTCGTTATCATCAGAAACACCTTCTGTGTCGGCTAGAATAAAGTCTACAACATCCGAGAACGGGGAATTAGACTACAAAAAGTTATACGAAGAATCTCAAGCAGAAAATGAAAGACTTAAAGAAAAACTTAGGCGGTCAGATGATCAATTAAAAGAAGTGAGAAATTTATTGGACAAAGCGCAAAGTGCACAAAATAAAACGGTCCTATCTGAAGCTGAGAAAAGGGAAAGGAGAGCAATGGAAAGGAAATTATCGGAAATGGAAGAGGAATTGAAG CAATTACAAAAACTCAAAGCTGAAAATGAGAGATTGAAAGCCGAAAATCGGGCACTTACCCGCGTCGTATCCAAACTCACCAATACTACTAAATAG
- the Mbs gene encoding myosin binding subunit isoform X7 yields MSLESRSSSALFKRAEQLKRWEQSETNREPAQPRQVARKIKFSADCVFLAACAAGDKEEVIRLLQKGADINTGNVDGLTALHQACINDDLDMVEFLVEKGADINCGDNEGWTPLHATASCGFISIAKYLIEKGCNLAAVNYDGQLALDIAQSDEMEDMLQQHIDKAGVDCDQARSEEERSMLNDARAWQSGAAGKDTIHPKSGATALHVAAAKGYVDVMEILLQARCDVNAQDFDGWTPLHAAAHWGQLEACELLVENFCNMDIKNYADQTAFDIADTSILSALKELKAKQQTLMKDHPQIINKKQPTIPKKRVSTSNENAIVMQESVETFEEETPNKVKKVELEIQSDKEDSSTGTNSDVEKKNRANREETSPRNLSSPIEVNKVPNQAPVMPPKQQTDSNEEGVIPSWRRSGSFRNRIQNTETTNTVSTRLEEKDKNIISPTIPNKLNTETDVVLTRTHSFETDEKFYEQYLALRARIKAFSCPTLHCCNAATPTHTNTTTRSASLRETYRRKEAKLNLELSRLPQGSNTLSPTSTSKTIVSSTLPTTTATATTTATTTTTTSPIPTNQIRSVQPVEGTTTNNSVAVPGTPTTPGGSKLSPGNIFKNFFKSFVPPVRDEESETQRKAHAKRVRETRRSTQGVTLDEIKSAEQLVKKKQQNNEIPTTVSSTQPATTTSNTASITATITTATPTTVTTNKSPEELNLPERRPSWRLKVDNGSKFQLEDANNRTATVPNPDTTTAYMRRPSTGTSIPRPSSAPVETIATSSAETTVTLPLRRPLKQPEDKEQDKENDSRNAQATQAVIQRRRRPKRRSTGVVHVDMDEIDPEKQDLTAGGDCDENKINHESGNDRSGRSNRLGSISSLSSETPSVSARIKSTTSENGELDYKKLYEESQAENERLKEKLRRSDDQLKEVRNLLDKAQSAQNKTVLSEAEKRERRAMERKLSEMEEELKQLQKLKAENERLKAENRALTRVVSKLTNTTK; encoded by the exons ATGTCTCTCGAGAGTCGTTCGAGCTCAGCCCTGTTTAAAAGGGCTGAACAGCTCAAACGTTGGGAACAGTCCGAAACAAATCGTGAACCGGCCCAACCACGTCAAGTCGCACGTAAGATCAAGTTCTCTGCGGATTGTGTATTCCTGGCAGCATGCGCGGCAGGCGACAAGGAGGAGGTCATACGTTTACTCCAAAAGGGGGCGGATATCAACACCGGAAATGTTGATGGTCTCACAGCGTTACATCAG gcATGTATCAATGATGATCTGGATATGGTCGAATTTTTAGTGGAAAAAGGAGCTGATATCAATTGTGGTGATAACGAAGGATGGACACCATTGCATGCAACTGCATCTTGTGGATTTATATCTATTGCTAA atatttaatagaaaaaggatGTAACTTAGCAGCAGTGAATTATGATGGTCAGTTAGCTCTTGATATTGCACAAAGTGATGAGATGGAAGATATGCTACAACAACATATTGATAAAGCTG GTGTAGACTGTGACCAAGCCAGAAGCGAAGAAGAAAGGTCAATGTTAAATGATGCCAGAGCATGGCAATCAGGAGCAGCGGGCAAAGATACAATTCACCCTAAATCAGGGGCTACTGCACTTCATGTTGCTGCTGCAAAGGGTTATGTTGATGTTATGGA AATCTTACTACAGGCTAGATGTGATGTCAATGCTCAGGATTTTGATGGTTGGACACCTTTGCACGCTGCCGCGCATTGGGGTCAATTGGAGGCTTGTGAACTTTTAGtggaaaatttttgtaatatggACATTAAGAATTATGCT GATCAAACTGCATTTGATATTGCCGATACAAGTATATTGTCAGCCTTAAAGGAACTAAAAGCAAAACAACAAACGTTAATGAAGGATCATCCAcaaattatcaataaaaaacAGCCAACTATACCAAAGAAAcg CGTATCTACAAGTAATGAAAATGCTATAGTTATGCAAGAATCTGTGGAAACGTTTGAAGAAGAAACACCAAATAAAGTTAAGAAAGTTGAATTAGAAATTCAATCTGACAAAGAAGATTCTAGTACCGGAACAAATAGCGATGTTG aaaagaaaaatagagcgAATAGGGAGGAAACGTCTCCGCGTAATTTGTCATCTCCTATCGAGGTTAATAAAGTTCCTAATCAG GCTCCAGTAATGCCACCAAAACAACAGACTGATAGCAACGAAGAAGGAGTTATACCATCCTGGAGGCGTTCAGGCTCTTTTAGAAATAGGATACAAAACACAGAAACAACAAATACTGTATCTACGA GGCTTGaagagaaagataaaaatattatatcacCAACCATACCGAACAAACTTAATACAGAAACCGATGTGGTATTGACACGAACGCATAGTTTTGAGACAGATGAAAA GTTCTATGAGCAGTACCTGGCATTACGAGCTCGCATCAAGGCGTTTTCCTGCCCTACTCTCCATTGCTGCAATGCAGCTACTCCTACTCACACCAATACTACGACCCGTTCTGCATCTCTACGCGAAACCTACAG AAGAAAAGAGGCAAAATTAAACTTGGAACTATCAAGACTGCCACAAGGAAGCAATACACTTTCACCAACATCTACATCTAAAACAATAGTGTCAAGTACACTGCCAACTACTACAGCTACAGCTACTACAACTGCCACAACAACAACTACAACAAGTCCTATTCCAACAAATCAAATTCGCAg CGTTCAACCAGTGGAAGGTACAACTACAAACAATTCAGTAGCAGTTCCTGGAACTCCCACTACACCAGGAGGGAGCAAACTAAGTCCAGGAAATATCTTCAAGAATTTCTTCAA GTCATTTGTTCCTCCTGTTCGTGATGAAGAAAGTGAAACACAGAGAAAAGCACACGCGAAGAGAGTAAGAGAAACTCGACGTTCAACCCAAGGTGTAACATTAGATGAAATTAAAAGCGCAGAACAATTAGTGaagaaaaaacaacaaaataatgaaattcctACTACAGTATCTTCTACACAG CCTGCAACCACTACCAGCAATACAGCCTCAATTACAGCTACAATAACAACAGCAACTCCTACCACTGTGACTACAAACAAATCTCCTGAAGAACTTAATCTGCCTGAAAGGCGACCTTCATGGAGGTTGAAAGTAGATAATGGGAGCAAG TTCCAATTAGAAGATGCCAATAACAGAACCGCAACAGTACCTAACCCTGATACTACTACAGCATATATGAGAAGACCTTCTACAGGTACTAGTATACCAAGACCGTCATCAGCTCCTGTTGAAACTATTGCAACAAGCAGTGCAGAAACAACAGTAACATTACCGCTTAGACGACCGTTAAAGCAACCGGAAGATAAAG AACAAGATAAGGAAAATGATAGCAGAAATGCACAAGCTACGCAAGCTGTGATACAAAGGAGAAGAAGACCAAAAAGGAGGTCTACGGGCGTTGTCCACGTTGACATGGAC gaAATTGATCCTGAAAAACAAGACTTAACCGCTGGTGGTGATTGTGACGAGAACAAAATCAACCATGAG AGTGGAAATGACCGTTCTGGAAGATCCAACAGGCTAGGATCTATATCTTCGTTATCATCAGAAACACCTTCTGTGTCGGCTAGAATAAAGTCTACAACATCCGAGAACGGGGAATTAGACTACAAAAAGTTATACGAAGAATCTCAAGCAGAAAATGAAAGACTTAAAGAAAAACTTAGGCGGTCAGATGATCAATTAAAAGAAGTGAGAAATTTATTGGACAAAGCGCAAAGTGCACAAAATAAAACGGTCCTATCTGAAGCTGAGAAAAGGGAAAGGAGAGCAATGGAAAGGAAATTATCGGAAATGGAAGAGGAATTGAAG CAATTACAAAAACTCAAAGCTGAAAATGAGAGATTGAAAGCCGAAAATCGGGCACTTACCCGCGTCGTATCCAAACTCACCAATACTACTAAATAG
- the Mbs gene encoding myosin binding subunit isoform X8, which yields MYLACINDDLDMVEFLVEKGADINCGDNEGWTPLHATASCGFISIAKYLIEKGCNLAAVNYDGQLALDIAQSDEMEDMLQQHIDKAGVDCDQARSEEERSMLNDARAWQSGAAGKDTIHPKSGATALHVAAAKGYVDVMEILLQARCDVNAQDFDGWTPLHAAAHWGQLEACELLVENFCNMDIKNYADQTAFDIADTSILSALKELKAKQQTLMKDHPQIINKKQPTIPKKRVSTSNENAIVMQESVETFEEETPNKVKKVELEIQSDKEDSSTGTNSDVAICISCNNAAWTEATRETDMEESDDEGESETSSDSHSSTYSNQSDKSNESNHSPCLTDDEKKNRANREETSPRNLSSPIEVNKVPNQAPVMPPKQQTDSNEEGVIPSWRRSGSFRNRIQNTETTNTVSTRLEEKDKNIISPTIPNKLNTETDVVLTRTHSFETDEKFYEQYLALRARIKAFSCPTLHCCNAATPTHTNTTTRSASLRETYRRKEAKLNLELSRLPQGSNTLSPTSTSKTIVSSTLPTTTATATTTATTTTTTSPIPTNQIRSVQPVEGTTTNNSVAVPGTPTTPGGSKLSPGNIFKNFFKSFVPPVRDEESETQRKAHAKRVRETRRSTQGVTLDEIKSAEQLVKKKQQNNEIPTTVSSTQPATTTSNTASITATITTATPTTVTTNKSPEELNLPERRPSWRLKVDNGSKFQLEDANNRTATVPNPDTTTAYMRRPSTGTSIPRPSSAPVETIATSSAETTVTLPLRRPLKQPEDKEQDKENDSRNAQATQAVIQRRRRPKRRSTGVVHVDMDEIDPEKQDLTAGGDCDENKINHESGNDRSGRSNRLGSISSLSSETPSVSARIKSTTSENGELDYKKLYEESQAENERLKEKLRRSDDQLKEVRNLLDKAQSAQNKTVLSEAEKRERRAMERKLSEMEEELKQLQKLKAENERLKAENRALTRVVSKLTNTTK from the exons ATGTATCTG gcATGTATCAATGATGATCTGGATATGGTCGAATTTTTAGTGGAAAAAGGAGCTGATATCAATTGTGGTGATAACGAAGGATGGACACCATTGCATGCAACTGCATCTTGTGGATTTATATCTATTGCTAA atatttaatagaaaaaggatGTAACTTAGCAGCAGTGAATTATGATGGTCAGTTAGCTCTTGATATTGCACAAAGTGATGAGATGGAAGATATGCTACAACAACATATTGATAAAGCTG GTGTAGACTGTGACCAAGCCAGAAGCGAAGAAGAAAGGTCAATGTTAAATGATGCCAGAGCATGGCAATCAGGAGCAGCGGGCAAAGATACAATTCACCCTAAATCAGGGGCTACTGCACTTCATGTTGCTGCTGCAAAGGGTTATGTTGATGTTATGGA AATCTTACTACAGGCTAGATGTGATGTCAATGCTCAGGATTTTGATGGTTGGACACCTTTGCACGCTGCCGCGCATTGGGGTCAATTGGAGGCTTGTGAACTTTTAGtggaaaatttttgtaatatggACATTAAGAATTATGCT GATCAAACTGCATTTGATATTGCCGATACAAGTATATTGTCAGCCTTAAAGGAACTAAAAGCAAAACAACAAACGTTAATGAAGGATCATCCAcaaattatcaataaaaaacAGCCAACTATACCAAAGAAAcg CGTATCTACAAGTAATGAAAATGCTATAGTTATGCAAGAATCTGTGGAAACGTTTGAAGAAGAAACACCAAATAAAGTTAAGAAAGTTGAATTAGAAATTCAATCTGACAAAGAAGATTCTAGTACCGGAACAAATAGCGATGTTG CAATTTGTATTTCTTGTAACAATGCTGCATGGACAGAAGCGACACGTGAAACAGATATGGAAGAGAGTGATGATGAAGGTGAATCTGAGACTAGCTCAGACTCACATTCTTCCACTTACTCCAATCAATCTGATAAGTCTAACGAATCAAACCACTCTCCATGTCTTACAGATGATG aaaagaaaaatagagcgAATAGGGAGGAAACGTCTCCGCGTAATTTGTCATCTCCTATCGAGGTTAATAAAGTTCCTAATCAG GCTCCAGTAATGCCACCAAAACAACAGACTGATAGCAACGAAGAAGGAGTTATACCATCCTGGAGGCGTTCAGGCTCTTTTAGAAATAGGATACAAAACACAGAAACAACAAATACTGTATCTACGA GGCTTGaagagaaagataaaaatattatatcacCAACCATACCGAACAAACTTAATACAGAAACCGATGTGGTATTGACACGAACGCATAGTTTTGAGACAGATGAAAA GTTCTATGAGCAGTACCTGGCATTACGAGCTCGCATCAAGGCGTTTTCCTGCCCTACTCTCCATTGCTGCAATGCAGCTACTCCTACTCACACCAATACTACGACCCGTTCTGCATCTCTACGCGAAACCTACAG AAGAAAAGAGGCAAAATTAAACTTGGAACTATCAAGACTGCCACAAGGAAGCAATACACTTTCACCAACATCTACATCTAAAACAATAGTGTCAAGTACACTGCCAACTACTACAGCTACAGCTACTACAACTGCCACAACAACAACTACAACAAGTCCTATTCCAACAAATCAAATTCGCAg CGTTCAACCAGTGGAAGGTACAACTACAAACAATTCAGTAGCAGTTCCTGGAACTCCCACTACACCAGGAGGGAGCAAACTAAGTCCAGGAAATATCTTCAAGAATTTCTTCAA GTCATTTGTTCCTCCTGTTCGTGATGAAGAAAGTGAAACACAGAGAAAAGCACACGCGAAGAGAGTAAGAGAAACTCGACGTTCAACCCAAGGTGTAACATTAGATGAAATTAAAAGCGCAGAACAATTAGTGaagaaaaaacaacaaaataatgaaattcctACTACAGTATCTTCTACACAG CCTGCAACCACTACCAGCAATACAGCCTCAATTACAGCTACAATAACAACAGCAACTCCTACCACTGTGACTACAAACAAATCTCCTGAAGAACTTAATCTGCCTGAAAGGCGACCTTCATGGAGGTTGAAAGTAGATAATGGGAGCAAG TTCCAATTAGAAGATGCCAATAACAGAACCGCAACAGTACCTAACCCTGATACTACTACAGCATATATGAGAAGACCTTCTACAGGTACTAGTATACCAAGACCGTCATCAGCTCCTGTTGAAACTATTGCAACAAGCAGTGCAGAAACAACAGTAACATTACCGCTTAGACGACCGTTAAAGCAACCGGAAGATAAAG AACAAGATAAGGAAAATGATAGCAGAAATGCACAAGCTACGCAAGCTGTGATACAAAGGAGAAGAAGACCAAAAAGGAGGTCTACGGGCGTTGTCCACGTTGACATGGAC gaAATTGATCCTGAAAAACAAGACTTAACCGCTGGTGGTGATTGTGACGAGAACAAAATCAACCATGAG AGTGGAAATGACCGTTCTGGAAGATCCAACAGGCTAGGATCTATATCTTCGTTATCATCAGAAACACCTTCTGTGTCGGCTAGAATAAAGTCTACAACATCCGAGAACGGGGAATTAGACTACAAAAAGTTATACGAAGAATCTCAAGCAGAAAATGAAAGACTTAAAGAAAAACTTAGGCGGTCAGATGATCAATTAAAAGAAGTGAGAAATTTATTGGACAAAGCGCAAAGTGCACAAAATAAAACGGTCCTATCTGAAGCTGAGAAAAGGGAAAGGAGAGCAATGGAAAGGAAATTATCGGAAATGGAAGAGGAATTGAAG CAATTACAAAAACTCAAAGCTGAAAATGAGAGATTGAAAGCCGAAAATCGGGCACTTACCCGCGTCGTATCCAAACTCACCAATACTACTAAATAG